In Candidatus Binatia bacterium, one genomic interval encodes:
- a CDS encoding TatD family hydrolase: protein EKIRQIARAVPLWQILTETDNPGGLQWLNGTMGMPAIVLDVVEEIAALKQTTPEAVAQAVEENFHRLIDGDAEITKFF from the coding sequence CGGAAAAAATCCGTCAAATCGCGCGCGCGGTTCCGCTGTGGCAAATTCTTACCGAGACCGACAACCCTGGCGGGCTTCAATGGCTGAATGGCACGATGGGCATGCCGGCGATCGTCCTCGACGTGGTCGAGGAAATCGCCGCATTGAAACAAACGACGCCCGAAGCGGTCGCGCAAGCCGTCGAAGAGAATTTTCACCGTTTGATCGACGGCGACGCGGAGATAACGAAATTTTTCTGA